A window of Pseudophryne corroboree isolate aPseCor3 chromosome 12, aPseCor3.hap2, whole genome shotgun sequence contains these coding sequences:
- the LOC134979985 gene encoding olfactory receptor 12D1-like yields the protein MGLENYTSITNFVLLGLTDLAQLQVILFVFFLIFYIINLIGNFSIMVLIIKDTSLQTPMYFFLWNLSFLDICYSSVTVPKMLSDLMAMEKTITFAGCILQMHFFHFLGSTEVMLLTAMSYDRYVAIGNPLRYSNIMNNRVCQNLAAGSWMTGYFHSLLHTVMTAKLPFCGPNLVKHFFCDIKPVLKLACADTSLNLKLLTRVTGTLATTTLLLTLLSYLFISKYLLKIRTAEGRKRAFSTCSAHLTVVFLLYGTAIFTYSRPSTQDSLDEDRAAAVLFTVITPALNPIIYTLRNKDMKKSMKKVVKDFQIRLIGKK from the coding sequence ATGGGCTTGGAAAATTACACCTCTATCACAAACTTTGTCTTGTTGGGTTTGACAGACCTAGCACAGCTTCAAGTGATTTTGTTTGTATTTTTCTTGATATTTTATATAATAAACCTGATAGGTAATTTCTCAATCATGGTCCTCATCATCAAAGACACAAGCCTTCAAACCCCCATGTATTTCTTTTTATGGAATCTATCATTTCTTGACATTTGCTATTCTTCTGTGACTGTTCCAAAGATGCTCAGTGATCTCATGGCGATGGAAAAGACAATTACTTTTGCCGGCTGTATCTTGCAAATGCATTTCTTCCATTTCCTGGGTAGCACAGAAGTCATGCTACTTACAGCAATGTCATATGACAGATATGTGGCCATAGGTAATCCTTTGCGCTATTCCAACATTATGAACAATAGAGTTTGCCAAAATTTGGCGGCAGGCTCATGGATGACTGGATATTTCCACTCTCTGTTACACACAGTGATGACTGCAAAGCTACCATTTTGTGGACCTAACTTGGTGAAGCATTTTTTCTGTGATATTAAACCAGTGCTAAAGTTGGCTTGTGCTGACACTTCTCTTAATCTGAAACTTCTTACCAGGGTCACTGGAACACTGGCCACAACAACTTTACTACTAACTCTTCTCTCTTACTTATTCATAAGCAAGTATCTCCTAAAAATACGGACAGCAGAAGGTCGGAAACGTGCGTTCTCCACTTGTAGTGCTCATCTTACTGTTGTCTTTCTCCTGTATGGAACAGCTATTTTTACTTATTCACGACCATCCACACAAGATTCTTTAGATGAAGACCGAGCTGCTGCTGTGCTGTTTACTGTCATAACACCAGCATTAAACCCAATTATATATACACTAAGGAACAAAGATATGAAGAAATCAATGAAGAAAGTTGTAAAGGATTTCCAAATCAGACTCATAGGCAAAAAATAG